One genomic window of Microbacterium testaceum StLB037 includes the following:
- the argJ gene encoding bifunctional glutamate N-acetyltransferase/amino-acid acetyltransferase ArgJ, protein MSVTAPAGFEAAGVAVGLKSTGARDVAVVVNRGPLKVGAAVFTSNRAKANPILWSEQVVKDGVVEAIVLNSGGANCFTGSFGFQTTHQTAERAAELLGVGAGDVLVCSTGLIGTGDEVFRAKVLAGVDQGIATLSSEGGEDASLAIMTTDSKPKRAVHVGDGWSIGAMAKGAGMLAPGLATMLVVVTTDVVLDSAEADAALRAATRVSFDRLDSDGCMSTNDQVTLMVSGASGIRVPADEFTAALTAVCDDLAAQLQGDAEGSSHDITIEVVNAASEEDAVEVGRSIARNNLFKAAIFGNDPNWGRVLAAIGTTDAAFDPYDVDVWMNGVRVCTAGGPDRPREDVDLTPRATDLIVDLRVGDATATIRTNDLTHDYVHENSAYSS, encoded by the coding sequence GTGAGTGTGACCGCCCCCGCCGGATTCGAGGCGGCCGGAGTCGCCGTCGGCCTGAAGTCGACGGGCGCGCGTGACGTCGCCGTCGTGGTCAACCGCGGTCCCCTGAAGGTGGGCGCCGCCGTGTTCACCTCCAACCGCGCCAAGGCGAACCCGATCCTGTGGTCGGAGCAGGTCGTGAAGGACGGGGTCGTCGAGGCGATCGTGCTCAACTCCGGCGGCGCGAACTGCTTCACCGGCTCGTTCGGATTCCAGACCACGCACCAGACCGCCGAGCGCGCGGCCGAGCTGCTCGGCGTCGGCGCCGGTGACGTTCTCGTGTGCTCGACGGGACTCATCGGCACGGGGGACGAGGTCTTCCGGGCGAAGGTGCTCGCGGGAGTCGACCAGGGGATCGCGACGCTGTCGTCCGAGGGCGGCGAGGACGCGTCGCTCGCGATCATGACCACCGACTCGAAGCCCAAGCGCGCCGTGCACGTCGGAGACGGCTGGTCGATCGGTGCGATGGCGAAGGGCGCCGGCATGCTGGCTCCGGGCCTCGCGACCATGCTCGTCGTCGTCACGACCGACGTCGTCCTCGACTCGGCCGAGGCGGACGCCGCCCTCCGTGCCGCGACGCGCGTCAGCTTCGACCGCCTCGATTCCGACGGCTGCATGTCGACCAACGACCAGGTCACGCTGATGGTGAGTGGGGCCAGTGGCATCCGGGTTCCCGCCGACGAGTTCACGGCGGCGCTGACCGCGGTGTGCGACGATCTCGCCGCTCAGCTGCAGGGGGATGCCGAGGGTTCCAGCCACGACATCACCATCGAGGTCGTGAACGCCGCCAGCGAGGAGGACGCCGTCGAGGTGGGGCGCTCGATCGCCCGCAACAACCTCTTCAAGGCCGCGATCTTCGGCAACGACCCGAACTGGGGGCGCGTGCTCGCCGCGATCGGCACGACCGACGCCGCCTTCGACCCGTACGACGTGGATGTGTGGATGAACGGCGTGCGCGTGTGCACCGCCGGGGGTCCCGACCGTCCCCGCGAGGACGTCGACCTCACCCCGCGCGCGACCGACCTCATCGTCGATCTGCGGGTCGGCGACGCGACGGCCACGATCCGCACCAACGACCTCACGCACGATTACGTCCACGAGAACAGCGCCTACTCCTCATGA
- the argC gene encoding N-acetyl-gamma-glutamyl-phosphate reductase has product MTLSVAVSGASGYAGGEILRLLADHPDVEIRTVTAHSSAGQPLLAHQPHLRSLAHLELQATTPEILAGHDVVFLALPHGQSAQYTDALADTPLVIDAGADHRLTSSDDWAAFYGGAHAEPWAYGVPELPVAGGKQRENLRGVTRIAAPGCNASTVSLSLAPGVAAGVIDPGDIVSVLAVGPSGAGKSAKTNLLASEILGTANPYAVGGTHRHIPEIRQALAAAGASADGIRISFTPVLVPMARGILATSSAPIRDGATDAEIRAAWEDAYADEPFVHLLPEGVFPRTADVLGANIASIGLAIDRAANRVVAVAAVDNLVKGTAGAAVQSMNIALGLAETTALPVNGVAP; this is encoded by the coding sequence ATGACCCTCTCGGTCGCCGTCTCCGGCGCTTCCGGCTATGCGGGCGGCGAGATCCTCCGCCTCCTCGCCGATCATCCCGATGTCGAGATCCGCACCGTCACCGCGCATTCCAGCGCGGGTCAGCCGCTTCTCGCCCACCAACCTCACCTGCGCTCGCTCGCGCACCTCGAGCTGCAGGCGACGACCCCCGAGATCCTCGCGGGTCACGACGTCGTCTTCCTCGCGCTGCCGCACGGTCAGTCCGCGCAGTACACCGACGCGCTCGCCGACACCCCGCTCGTGATCGACGCCGGAGCCGACCACCGGCTCACCTCGTCGGACGACTGGGCCGCGTTCTACGGCGGCGCCCACGCCGAGCCGTGGGCGTACGGCGTCCCGGAGCTGCCCGTCGCGGGCGGCAAGCAGCGCGAGAACCTCCGCGGGGTGACGCGCATCGCGGCGCCCGGGTGCAACGCCTCGACCGTGTCGCTGTCCCTGGCCCCCGGTGTCGCGGCGGGCGTCATCGACCCGGGCGACATCGTCTCGGTGCTGGCCGTCGGCCCGAGCGGCGCGGGCAAGTCCGCGAAGACCAACCTCCTCGCGAGCGAGATCCTCGGCACGGCCAACCCCTATGCCGTCGGCGGCACGCACCGCCACATCCCCGAGATCCGGCAGGCGCTCGCCGCAGCCGGGGCCTCCGCCGACGGCATCCGGATCTCGTTCACCCCCGTCCTCGTTCCCATGGCGCGAGGCATCCTCGCGACCTCGTCGGCACCGATCCGCGACGGGGCGACGGATGCCGAGATCCGCGCCGCGTGGGAGGACGCCTACGCCGACGAGCCCTTCGTCCACCTGCTTCCCGAGGGCGTCTTCCCGCGCACCGCCGACGTGCTCGGCGCCAACATCGCCTCGATCGGTCTCGCGATCGATCGCGCGGCGAACCGGGTCGTCGCCGTCGCCGCGGTCGACAATCTCGTCAAGGGCACGGCCGGAGCCGCCGTGCAGTCCATGAACATCGCGCTGGGCCTCGCCGAGACCACCGCCCTCCCCGTGAACGGAGTCGCCCCGTGA